The Nitrospirales bacterium genome includes a window with the following:
- a CDS encoding ATP-binding protein yields MNRINGSYEASNLDEVQMLVSEKSFPVCDNIILQNYARENHEKVGQTLLEPELIELGRKVYCILHDFRNLLTGMQGHLELGLLEDLSTSELKRHVNEALGILVDSSSLLSQLVLSQPEKFPTYVVIDLADAVSNAIAQTLPSFLPSSVDITVENFCSSCRILAIPADIDPLLANLLGNSLEAVREQDNAHIRISLWEVPDTVESKPFNKRRALRLTIEDNRRETSQEQLDQVIEDLALAQIKQDRSQRRPGMAQEIIRSHGGVLTMQSILGKSTQFRLHFPIYQKS; encoded by the coding sequence ATGAATAGGATTAATGGCAGCTACGAGGCGTCAAATTTAGACGAGGTTCAAATGCTCGTGTCAGAGAAGTCATTTCCTGTTTGTGACAACATCATACTCCAGAACTATGCTCGTGAAAATCATGAAAAGGTGGGACAAACCCTACTTGAACCTGAGCTCATAGAATTGGGACGAAAAGTTTACTGTATATTACATGATTTCCGAAATCTGCTAACGGGAATGCAGGGGCATTTAGAACTCGGGCTTCTCGAAGACCTCTCCACGTCCGAACTGAAAAGACATGTTAACGAAGCATTAGGAATACTAGTAGATTCCTCATCTCTACTATCCCAGCTAGTGCTCTCCCAACCTGAAAAATTTCCTACCTATGTTGTCATCGATCTTGCCGATGCCGTTTCCAACGCCATTGCACAAACGCTTCCCTCTTTCTTGCCTTCCAGCGTCGATATCACCGTGGAAAACTTTTGCTCTTCTTGTCGCATTCTAGCGATTCCTGCTGACATCGATCCCCTCTTGGCCAATTTACTGGGAAATAGTCTTGAGGCCGTCCGAGAACAAGATAACGCTCACATTCGAATATCTCTTTGGGAAGTCCCCGATACTGTTGAATCAAAACCGTTCAACAAGAGAAGAGCATTGCGTTTAACCATTGAGGACAACAGACGTGAGACATCTCAAGAACAGCTCGATCAAGTTATTGAAGACTTGGCTTTAGCTCAAATAAAGCAAGACCGAAGCCAGCGAAGACCCGGAATGGCTCAAGAAATAATAAGAAGCCATGGAGGAGTCCTCACCATGCAAAGCATTCTTGGAAAAAGTACACAATTTCGATTGCATTTCCCGATTTATCAAAAGTCTTAA
- a CDS encoding DUF4331 domain-containing protein — MNRTTTNLRSKIVYMLFGVFCLFILTGSHHFETELSKRYPTFDLTDSFVFESERPGYTTFIMDVNPTASKDNKEIFGSDGLYSFHIASDLTFAKGLTYTVRFKGKDFELGHVDGPNAAIGQQGETIGTGTIGHTVTMNNGIKMWVGVARDPFMGNAVGLRAFKKDLNEGKFDVHAFDNKQDFFANRMIGAIVLEIPNKLLSEQVYYFTTTAMKIDDGWQQINRMANPLLTHLFFGNNTPEIYEHIHHRPHTDYERKYAISNTVLRAVSLAGTQPDPVAYADAVANKLMPDVLPYTIGTPAQFSDEKINGRKLSNDVMDVMLTLFSGTNVTDYANTSDRYQAAFPYVVPVE, encoded by the coding sequence ATGAATCGTACAACCACGAACCTGAGAAGCAAAATTGTCTACATGCTATTCGGCGTGTTCTGCCTGTTTATACTGACTGGCAGTCATCATTTTGAAACCGAATTATCGAAGAGATACCCGACATTCGATTTGACCGATTCGTTTGTCTTTGAATCCGAGAGACCGGGATACACGACGTTTATCATGGATGTGAATCCGACAGCCAGTAAAGATAACAAAGAAATATTCGGCAGTGATGGACTGTATAGCTTTCATATCGCCTCCGATCTGACATTTGCCAAAGGCCTCACCTATACAGTTCGTTTCAAAGGGAAGGACTTTGAACTAGGCCACGTCGATGGGCCCAATGCCGCTATTGGCCAGCAGGGAGAAACTATTGGGACTGGCACCATCGGTCATACAGTCACGATGAACAATGGAATCAAAATGTGGGTAGGGGTGGCTAGAGACCCATTCATGGGAAATGCTGTGGGCCTGCGTGCGTTTAAAAAGGATTTGAACGAGGGGAAGTTTGATGTGCATGCGTTTGACAATAAGCAAGACTTTTTCGCCAATCGCATGATCGGAGCGATCGTGCTAGAAATTCCAAACAAACTGTTAAGTGAACAGGTGTATTATTTTACGACAACGGCCATGAAGATCGACGATGGCTGGCAACAAATCAACCGAATGGCCAATCCGCTCCTAACCCATTTATTCTTTGGGAACAATACACCGGAAATTTATGAACACATTCATCATCGACCGCACACCGACTACGAACGGAAATACGCTATTTCCAACACTGTTTTGAGAGCAGTATCCCTCGCCGGTACACAACCCGACCCGGTTGCTTACGCCGATGCCGTGGCGAACAAGCTCATGCCGGACGTCTTACCCTATACCATTGGCACACCAGCTCAATTCAGCGATGAGAAAATCAACGGAAGGAAGTTGAGCAATGATGTCATGGATGTGATGCTCACGTTGTTTAGTGGAACAAATGTCACGGACTATGCGAACACGTCCGACCGGTATCAAGCCGCATTCCCCTATGTTGTTCCGGTCGAATGA
- a CDS encoding polymer-forming cytoskeletal protein: MATVSELEAPTQSSTSYKPLESQKTFQVPTQPVDGKGEVVAFIGPGVEFKGEIFYEGSVQIDGTLDGQIHTNGTLLIGEQAVISAKVNAGSVISKGKVNGDIVANKQVQLLSTAIMDGSLTTPELSMEIGVVFNGDISMRTGANAANDNSSFKYKDHSPYQKSNGNTSNMKKDKGPETSGLSSKSSETTSNGDKHTANGSSVKSDSNQSSK, from the coding sequence ATGGCAACTGTGAGTGAATTAGAAGCACCGACACAATCAAGTACGAGCTACAAACCGTTAGAATCACAAAAGACGTTCCAAGTCCCGACTCAACCCGTGGATGGCAAAGGAGAAGTTGTCGCATTTATCGGGCCAGGCGTTGAATTTAAGGGTGAAATTTTCTATGAGGGCAGTGTGCAGATTGATGGAACGCTCGATGGCCAAATCCACACGAATGGCACATTATTAATCGGAGAACAGGCGGTTATCAGTGCGAAAGTGAACGCGGGGTCGGTCATCAGTAAGGGAAAGGTGAATGGAGACATTGTCGCGAATAAGCAGGTCCAATTGCTGTCAACGGCCATTATGGACGGATCCTTGACAACCCCAGAGTTGTCGATGGAAATCGGAGTGGTGTTCAACGGCGATATCTCGATGCGAACTGGAGCTAATGCTGCAAATGACAACTCCTCATTCAAGTATAAAGACCACAGTCCCTATCAAAAGTCCAACGGAAATACCTCGAATATGAAGAAAGACAAGGGGCCTGAAACGTCGGGCCTGTCTTCGAAATCATCAGAAACTACGTCGAATGGTGACAAACACACAGCCAACGGCTCATCGGTGAAATCCGACTCGAATCAATCCAGCAAGTAA
- a CDS encoding DUF2868 domain-containing protein, with product MDIASLSKVVMVRSCEEEDPKGHFLSLYDRQRAIQQANEKLTLDEQSRGTNAFDESLIVERAYRLMETLESRYPVFSTARGLTLLRIPLFLILTLALVGGFWTDPIAPKGQINLLQFPLLVLVIWNVVMYAWSILKYAGQTLWSKPLVEATADRLASVGLWVSRLKLSFLQRTSHEEKQWIGASVARFYRSWSAFVGEGMRLNGTSMLHWGAAGLAVGVIIGLYIRGFAFEYRASWSSTFLEAGQVHHLLAFILFPASKLLGVDIPSVQALAALKAPGNENAAIWIHLWAVTCLIFIVLPRVTLALITKQRALERLNGLTLPLDQPYFHRMLAQYRAESMRVEILPYQCQPDQAAVQYLEELSLGMFGDHAYVQTRAPLAYGETDIAMQAPGREALRVFIIFDVATTPEKEVHGEFLQHLQGQVERWTAGASLLVFLQEESYRSRVDPIRLHGRSQTWRRFLNGYGLEPIFLGQTGERDDDLPQQAAAKLWSGRSQEVL from the coding sequence ATGGACATCGCCAGTCTATCGAAAGTCGTCATGGTGCGGAGTTGCGAAGAGGAGGACCCTAAGGGGCATTTTCTTTCACTGTATGATCGGCAACGAGCCATTCAGCAAGCAAATGAAAAACTGACATTAGATGAACAGAGTAGAGGGACAAACGCCTTCGATGAGTCCCTTATCGTGGAACGGGCCTATCGGCTCATGGAAACATTGGAGAGTCGCTATCCGGTTTTTTCGACTGCTCGCGGATTAACGCTCCTACGGATTCCACTTTTCCTGATCCTGACCCTCGCTCTTGTCGGCGGGTTTTGGACCGACCCAATCGCCCCGAAAGGGCAAATCAATCTCCTACAGTTCCCATTGCTCGTGTTAGTGATTTGGAATGTTGTCATGTATGCGTGGTCAATCCTCAAGTACGCCGGCCAGACTCTATGGAGCAAGCCGTTAGTGGAGGCGACTGCAGATCGGTTGGCGTCCGTAGGTCTTTGGGTGTCACGCCTTAAATTGAGTTTCCTGCAGCGGACCAGTCATGAAGAAAAGCAGTGGATTGGCGCATCAGTGGCCAGGTTCTATCGATCGTGGAGCGCCTTCGTAGGCGAGGGGATGCGTCTGAATGGAACGTCTATGCTGCATTGGGGCGCCGCGGGACTTGCCGTTGGAGTCATTATCGGGTTGTATATTCGAGGGTTTGCATTCGAATATCGTGCGAGCTGGTCAAGTACGTTTCTCGAAGCCGGACAGGTTCATCATCTATTGGCTTTTATCCTGTTTCCCGCATCGAAGCTTCTGGGGGTCGATATTCCATCCGTTCAGGCGTTGGCTGCACTCAAAGCGCCAGGAAATGAGAATGCCGCGATATGGATTCATTTGTGGGCCGTGACATGCTTGATTTTTATCGTGCTTCCGAGAGTCACGCTGGCCCTGATCACGAAGCAACGTGCCTTGGAACGATTAAATGGGCTTACGCTTCCGTTGGATCAGCCATACTTTCATCGCATGCTCGCTCAATACAGGGCCGAGAGTATGCGGGTCGAGATATTGCCGTACCAGTGTCAGCCTGATCAAGCCGCTGTCCAATATCTAGAAGAATTGAGTTTAGGGATGTTTGGAGATCACGCGTATGTTCAGACGAGAGCGCCTCTTGCATACGGAGAGACTGATATTGCAATGCAAGCCCCAGGTCGCGAGGCACTTCGTGTGTTCATCATCTTTGATGTGGCTACGACACCGGAAAAGGAAGTCCATGGTGAATTTCTTCAACATCTTCAAGGTCAAGTCGAACGTTGGACAGCTGGCGCATCGCTGTTGGTCTTTCTTCAAGAAGAGTCTTACCGGTCCAGAGTCGATCCCATACGATTACATGGACGCTCCCAAACTTGGCGACGATTCCTGAATGGGTATGGCCTAGAGCCGATTTTTTTGGGTCAAACCGGTGAGAGAGACGATGACTTGCCTCAGCAAGCGGCGGCGAAGCTATGGTCCGGGCGTTCCCAAGAGGTCCTGTGA
- a CDS encoding GTPase domain-containing protein: MSQDISRRITVSITSHTNIGKTTLIRTLLRRDVGKVLDQAHVTDQNEQFTWLESDEGDRLDIWDTPGFGNSVQLLKLLQKQDHPIGWMIAHVWDRFKDRPLWCSQQALKNVRDEADVVLYLVNASEPPMLAGGYIHPEMQLLDWLRKPVLVTLNQIGREDGDSERKERERQWFDLFKQYSVVQGVISLDSFSRCWVLEGVLLEDIQRLLPAHVHATMTRLTDSWRASNIKVFKKTMNRIAHVVARAVCDGEDVTGTGAGRKAGVTRAVQELNRRLDHDTRLAMQDLIEWHGLEGDAALKIHTQLHDLTVPIESSVMEETLGRAAIGGFGGAAAGTAAGAAIDATTGGMSLGLFALTGAFLGALGLAAWGKEAEAEETLTIKWVPKFLDGLTQDLLLRYLAVAHFGRGRGEFRVDHDVSALWKRAISNVYIPYEGEFREIWKAGDSHDPRNVHDVTAEVSTRLIKIARQVLIGLYPISEKISLRDQDDP, from the coding sequence GTGAGCCAAGATATCTCCAGACGAATCACCGTTTCCATCACCTCCCATACGAATATTGGCAAGACCACGCTGATCCGGACTCTGCTTCGCCGTGATGTGGGAAAAGTGTTGGATCAAGCTCATGTCACAGATCAGAACGAGCAGTTTACGTGGTTGGAATCGGATGAGGGAGATCGGCTGGATATCTGGGATACTCCAGGGTTTGGGAATTCCGTCCAACTCCTGAAATTATTACAGAAGCAGGATCATCCCATCGGATGGATGATTGCCCATGTTTGGGACCGTTTTAAAGATCGACCCTTATGGTGTAGTCAGCAGGCGCTCAAGAATGTTCGTGATGAGGCTGATGTCGTGCTGTATCTCGTCAATGCCTCAGAACCGCCTATGCTGGCAGGTGGGTATATTCATCCAGAAATGCAACTTCTTGATTGGTTGCGGAAGCCGGTGTTGGTGACGTTAAATCAAATCGGTCGAGAAGATGGAGATTCTGAACGAAAAGAACGCGAGCGTCAGTGGTTTGATTTATTCAAGCAGTATTCCGTGGTTCAGGGAGTCATCAGCTTGGACAGTTTTTCAAGGTGTTGGGTTCTTGAAGGGGTGTTGTTGGAAGATATTCAACGGCTGCTCCCCGCACACGTGCACGCAACCATGACACGATTAACGGATAGCTGGAGAGCTAGCAATATCAAAGTGTTCAAGAAGACGATGAACCGAATCGCACATGTCGTTGCCAGAGCGGTTTGTGATGGAGAAGATGTGACCGGAACAGGAGCGGGCCGCAAGGCAGGCGTCACGCGTGCGGTCCAAGAACTGAATCGTCGACTCGACCACGATACTCGTCTTGCGATGCAGGATTTGATCGAGTGGCATGGATTGGAAGGCGACGCGGCCCTGAAAATTCACACGCAATTACACGATTTGACCGTTCCCATTGAGTCTTCCGTCATGGAAGAAACGTTAGGTCGCGCAGCCATAGGAGGGTTTGGTGGAGCGGCGGCCGGAACAGCCGCGGGGGCGGCGATTGACGCGACGACGGGCGGGATGTCGCTCGGGCTTTTTGCGTTGACGGGCGCATTTCTTGGAGCGTTGGGATTGGCGGCCTGGGGCAAAGAAGCCGAAGCGGAAGAGACGTTGACGATCAAATGGGTCCCGAAGTTCCTTGATGGTCTTACGCAGGATCTGCTCTTACGTTACTTGGCCGTCGCACATTTTGGGCGGGGCCGTGGTGAATTTCGTGTCGATCATGATGTTTCGGCGCTTTGGAAAAGGGCCATAAGCAACGTCTATATACCCTACGAAGGAGAGTTTCGGGAAATTTGGAAAGCAGGTGATTCGCACGATCCTCGAAATGTTCACGATGTCACGGCAGAGGTTTCAACACGTCTCATCAAGATTGCTCGCCAGGTTCTGATCGGATTGTATCCGATCAGTGAGAAAATAAGCCTGCGAGACCAAGATGACCCGTGA
- a CDS encoding glycerate kinase — translation MRIYFPNRSHKSIVTRLFNAGLAAAQPDIAIGRYCKRRGETLRVAKRTYQLRSYNRIVCVGMGKASVPMVHALEQLLGNRLTSGLLVVKDFPQSMPLNIEGFQAGHPTPDNRSLKAAKAVQRLLGTLTHHDLLIALISGGTSSLIAAPAPGLTLSDKQRTTELLLRSGASIQEMNVVRKHLSAVKGGQLAASTSSTVISLILSDVAGDDIATIGSGPTAPDPTTHQQARRVLEQYNIWHVVPARVQQHIKQGIRGTVPETPKPGDPRLQRVQNIVIGNNQSVIQQIKKTAKHLGFRPVIQETMFQGEAKELGQSMAVLAKKIVLRNTGTRRPMCFIWGGEPTVRIKKSGQGGRVQECVLAAAIGLAGLPNVIMAGLGTDGSDGPTDAAGAVVSGDTVRRARLKGIDPQRALNAHDSYRFFQDVGAHIKTGPTGTNVNDIYILLTF, via the coding sequence ATGAGGATTTACTTTCCAAACCGCTCACACAAGTCCATAGTCACTCGACTCTTCAATGCAGGCTTGGCCGCAGCTCAGCCAGATATCGCCATTGGCCGGTATTGCAAACGCCGAGGCGAGACCCTGCGGGTCGCCAAACGTACCTATCAGCTCCGCTCGTACAACAGAATTGTCTGTGTCGGTATGGGCAAAGCCTCAGTACCGATGGTTCATGCCTTAGAACAGCTTTTAGGGAATCGATTGACGAGCGGACTTCTCGTCGTCAAAGATTTTCCTCAGTCCATGCCTCTAAACATCGAGGGGTTCCAAGCGGGACATCCTACTCCGGATAACAGAAGCCTAAAAGCAGCCAAGGCTGTACAACGACTTCTCGGCACCCTCACCCATCACGATTTACTCATCGCGCTGATCTCAGGAGGAACTTCAAGCCTGATAGCCGCGCCAGCGCCAGGACTCACCCTCAGCGACAAACAACGCACCACGGAATTACTCCTTCGGAGCGGGGCCAGTATCCAAGAAATGAATGTTGTGAGAAAACACCTGTCAGCCGTCAAAGGCGGACAACTCGCGGCCTCCACCTCCTCGACCGTTATTAGCCTCATCCTCTCTGATGTGGCCGGAGATGATATTGCCACAATAGGATCAGGCCCAACAGCTCCAGACCCGACGACCCATCAACAGGCTCGACGAGTCTTGGAACAGTACAACATATGGCATGTGGTTCCCGCACGCGTGCAGCAACATATCAAACAGGGTATTCGAGGAACGGTTCCTGAAACGCCCAAACCCGGAGACCCTCGACTGCAACGAGTACAGAACATCGTCATCGGAAACAATCAATCAGTCATCCAGCAAATCAAGAAAACGGCGAAACACCTGGGATTTCGTCCAGTTATCCAAGAGACCATGTTTCAAGGCGAAGCCAAAGAATTAGGGCAGTCGATGGCGGTTCTTGCAAAAAAGATCGTTCTTCGGAACACAGGAACTCGCCGGCCTATGTGTTTTATCTGGGGAGGAGAGCCCACTGTGAGGATCAAAAAATCCGGCCAGGGCGGTCGCGTTCAAGAATGCGTGCTCGCAGCGGCCATCGGTCTGGCTGGACTCCCGAACGTGATTATGGCAGGGTTAGGGACGGATGGCTCGGATGGGCCGACAGATGCCGCAGGAGCGGTCGTGAGCGGGGACACGGTCAGACGTGCGCGATTGAAGGGGATCGATCCACAAAGAGCCTTGAACGCACATGACAGTTATCGATTTTTTCAAGACGTTGGGGCACATATCAAGACAGGGCCGACCGGCACGAACGTGAATGACATCTATATTTTATTAACATTCTGA
- a CDS encoding uracil-DNA glycosylase: MKRFLDWDYWGRPIPGFGDPKARLFVVGLAPAAHGGNRTGRVFTGDRSGDWLYAALHRYHFANQPDSTHVKDGMKLTDCYIAAAVRCAPPANKPLKEEFDACRPYLADEMRLLRRVEVVIALGKIAFDEYLKTCQSLGHVIPSPKPKFGHSVVCALPGHVTLIGSYHPSQQNTFTGKLTKPMFHAVFKQARSILSRTA, encoded by the coding sequence GTGAAGCGATTTCTCGATTGGGACTATTGGGGAAGGCCGATTCCCGGGTTCGGCGATCCAAAGGCCAGACTGTTCGTCGTGGGGTTGGCTCCTGCCGCTCATGGAGGAAATCGTACGGGTCGGGTCTTCACGGGAGACAGGAGCGGGGATTGGTTGTATGCAGCCTTGCATAGATACCATTTTGCGAATCAACCAGATTCAACGCATGTCAAAGACGGGATGAAACTCACGGACTGTTATATCGCGGCCGCTGTCCGCTGCGCTCCGCCCGCCAATAAACCTCTGAAAGAAGAATTTGATGCCTGCCGTCCTTACCTTGCCGACGAAATGCGTTTACTCAGACGAGTGGAAGTCGTCATTGCGCTCGGTAAAATTGCGTTTGATGAATACCTCAAAACGTGTCAGTCCCTTGGGCATGTCATCCCTTCGCCCAAGCCAAAGTTCGGCCATAGTGTGGTCTGCGCATTGCCAGGGCACGTGACCCTCATTGGATCGTATCACCCGAGTCAACAGAATACGTTCACTGGAAAGTTGACGAAACCCATGTTTCACGCGGTCTTTAAACAGGCAAGATCGATATTGTCCAGGACGGCGTAA
- the pgl gene encoding 6-phosphogluconolactonase has product MRRLVHKVSSPQQLFPIAAQTFSDITKEAIARSGRMIVALAGGSTPRALYELMANEPYRLMIDWKNLFIFWGDERHVPPDHQDSNYRMAHDSLLSKVPVVPDRVHRMHGELEDAGEAAERYEQVLREVCSGSEKEVPRFDLILLGMGPDGHTASLFPGTEAVHESSRWVVAPWVEKFQTSRVTMTPVVLNHARHILFLVSGKDKAPALEAVLEGPSLPDEYPSQVIAPKSGGVTWLVDENAASLLKTTVFHAYEPVDYRDE; this is encoded by the coding sequence GTGAGACGATTGGTTCACAAAGTTTCCTCACCCCAGCAACTCTTCCCGATTGCCGCACAGACATTCTCTGATATCACGAAGGAAGCGATTGCTCGATCCGGCCGCATGATTGTCGCCTTGGCTGGAGGATCGACTCCCAGGGCGCTCTATGAACTCATGGCCAACGAGCCCTACCGCTTGATGATCGATTGGAAAAACCTGTTCATCTTTTGGGGTGATGAGCGGCATGTGCCTCCAGATCATCAGGATAGCAATTACCGAATGGCGCATGATTCGTTGTTATCGAAAGTTCCGGTGGTTCCTGATCGAGTGCATCGCATGCATGGTGAGTTGGAGGACGCTGGAGAGGCTGCAGAGCGGTATGAGCAGGTCTTGCGAGAAGTGTGCTCCGGGTCGGAGAAAGAGGTTCCGCGTTTCGACCTTATCCTGTTAGGCATGGGGCCCGATGGGCACACGGCTTCTCTCTTTCCAGGCACGGAGGCTGTCCATGAATCTTCCCGTTGGGTTGTCGCTCCATGGGTGGAAAAATTTCAGACTTCTCGCGTGACGATGACCCCTGTCGTGCTGAATCACGCTCGCCACATTCTGTTCTTAGTAAGTGGAAAGGACAAGGCTCCCGCGCTAGAAGCTGTCCTGGAAGGACCATCGTTACCGGATGAGTATCCGTCTCAAGTCATTGCTCCCAAATCTGGAGGTGTGACGTGGTTAGTCGATGAGAACGCGGCGAGTCTTCTGAAAACGACCGTGTTTCATGCTTATGAACCCGTGGATTATCGTGATGAATAA
- a CDS encoding DUF4261 domain-containing protein, producing MKKIKKKKTSKSRISPAYVIGFTHGDPPPPGYLAAWFDQQYGGPLKIQFLSQTGHANFEAMHTHWRARINMNLDASASQIWREQLHWQHSSIAEVFSGANGGQSKLDSVLHVARLARGLTLLTEGTAYDVAARIYCNPSDWQDQPLTGFSLLDHVQIGQTEKLQEGQVWFYTQGLSKFGLDELECLRPVGLSENGVKEMLEESAEYIVHQGNVPKIGAEITLPFQGQVVKIVRHRTDQSFGRPIAFREIRWSS from the coding sequence ATGAAAAAGATCAAAAAGAAGAAGACAAGCAAGTCCCGAATCTCGCCGGCCTATGTCATCGGATTTACCCATGGAGACCCACCGCCCCCTGGCTATCTTGCCGCCTGGTTTGATCAGCAGTATGGCGGCCCGTTGAAGATCCAGTTTCTTTCGCAAACCGGACATGCAAATTTCGAAGCCATGCATACGCACTGGCGCGCGCGAATCAACATGAATCTTGATGCAAGCGCGAGTCAGATCTGGCGGGAGCAACTTCATTGGCAGCATTCATCCATCGCAGAAGTCTTTTCGGGTGCGAATGGAGGCCAGTCCAAACTCGATAGCGTGTTACATGTGGCGCGTCTTGCTCGAGGTTTGACATTACTGACCGAAGGGACTGCGTACGATGTTGCGGCGAGAATCTACTGCAACCCGTCCGATTGGCAGGATCAGCCGTTGACCGGATTTTCTCTCCTTGATCATGTTCAGATCGGACAGACAGAGAAACTCCAGGAGGGCCAGGTCTGGTTTTATACTCAGGGGTTGAGTAAGTTTGGTCTTGATGAACTGGAATGTCTTCGTCCTGTCGGACTTTCAGAAAATGGCGTAAAAGAGATGTTAGAGGAAAGTGCCGAATATATTGTCCACCAAGGAAATGTCCCAAAGATAGGGGCGGAAATCACACTGCCATTTCAGGGGCAGGTCGTGAAAATCGTCCGTCATCGAACCGATCAGTCATTCGGCAGGCCAATAGCGTTTCGTGAAATACGATGGTCTTCGTGA
- a CDS encoding paraslipin, with amino-acid sequence MSGELVVAIFLSVLVLIILAKTAIIVPQQSAYVVERLGKYSATMGAGFHILIPFLDVVRYKHTLKEVAMDVPEQICITKDNVQVGVDGVLYTKVLDAERASYGITDYRFAISQLAQTTLRSEIGKIDLDRTFEERTNINIQVVNELDKASAPWGIKVLRYEIRNITPPQDVLNAMEKQMRAEREKRAVVLGSEGERDAMINNAEGEKQQVIKASEAKKLQQINEAEGQAQAILAIANATAEGIRKVAEAIQVNGGYEAVQLRVAEQYIEEFGELAKASNTLVLPASVSDVGSMIALAMNVIQKKPGSTPTTA; translated from the coding sequence ATGTCGGGTGAATTAGTTGTCGCCATCTTTTTATCGGTGCTCGTCCTCATCATTTTGGCCAAAACGGCCATCATCGTTCCACAACAGAGTGCGTATGTCGTCGAACGACTCGGGAAGTACTCGGCAACGATGGGAGCCGGTTTTCATATCTTGATCCCATTCCTGGATGTCGTTCGCTATAAACATACGCTCAAAGAAGTGGCCATGGATGTCCCGGAACAAATTTGTATCACAAAGGATAATGTGCAGGTGGGCGTGGATGGCGTCCTCTACACCAAGGTCTTGGATGCCGAACGAGCGTCTTACGGGATAACTGATTATCGTTTTGCGATCTCGCAATTGGCCCAAACCACACTCCGGAGTGAAATCGGCAAGATCGATCTCGATCGGACGTTTGAAGAACGGACGAACATCAATATCCAAGTCGTCAATGAATTGGATAAAGCCTCGGCTCCATGGGGCATTAAAGTCCTGCGCTATGAAATTCGAAACATCACCCCCCCTCAAGATGTGCTCAATGCCATGGAAAAACAAATGCGGGCCGAGCGTGAAAAACGGGCGGTCGTTCTGGGATCGGAAGGGGAACGGGATGCGATGATCAATAACGCTGAAGGAGAGAAACAACAAGTCATCAAGGCTTCTGAAGCCAAGAAACTCCAACAGATTAACGAAGCGGAGGGACAAGCTCAGGCTATTCTGGCCATCGCGAACGCCACCGCGGAAGGTATACGTAAAGTCGCGGAAGCCATTCAGGTCAATGGCGGGTATGAAGCGGTGCAGCTTCGCGTCGCGGAACAATACATTGAGGAGTTCGGAGAGCTGGCCAAGGCCAGCAACACGTTGGTCCTTCCCGCCAGCGTCTCAGACGTTGGATCGATGATCGCGCTGGCGATGAATGTCATCCAGAAAAAGCCCGGCAGCACTCCAACGACCGCATAG
- a CDS encoding NfeD family protein: MTWWYWALLGFAFLGIEILTLGGLGNFYFLFFGTAALVVSAIVWMGLAEVSWIQWVLFATLGVLSLLVLRGPLQRKFIPKGQENTTVDSLLGEIATVLEDLPRDGAGKVELHGSTWTACNAGETLLHRGQRTEVVRVDGLTLWIKAESPMKEEQHVG; encoded by the coding sequence ATGACCTGGTGGTATTGGGCCCTCTTAGGATTCGCGTTTTTGGGAATAGAGATTTTGACTCTTGGGGGACTTGGCAACTTTTACTTCTTGTTTTTTGGGACTGCCGCGTTGGTCGTCAGTGCAATCGTGTGGATGGGATTGGCGGAAGTCTCGTGGATTCAATGGGTACTCTTCGCCACACTTGGGGTTCTTTCCCTCCTCGTGCTCCGTGGTCCGCTTCAAAGAAAATTCATCCCCAAAGGCCAGGAAAACACCACGGTCGATTCACTCTTAGGCGAAATCGCGACGGTCCTTGAAGATCTACCTAGGGATGGGGCGGGCAAGGTCGAACTCCATGGCTCGACATGGACAGCGTGCAACGCGGGCGAAACTTTGCTGCACAGAGGACAACGAACCGAAGTCGTTCGAGTCGATGGTCTGACGCTTTGGATCAAAGCAGAATCTCCCATGAAGGAGGAACAGCATGTCGGGTGA
- a CDS encoding SemiSWEET transporter, producing MVTLLGLAAGTLTTLAFLPQLIKTWRTRSADDVSLGMLLTLCSGIILWIIYGLSIHDLPLILANGVTFILAFMILCLKIRYKA from the coding sequence ATGGTAACGCTTCTTGGATTGGCCGCTGGGACGCTAACGACGCTGGCCTTTCTGCCACAGTTAATCAAAACGTGGAGAACTCGATCAGCGGATGATGTTTCCCTGGGAATGCTTTTGACTCTCTGCAGTGGGATCATTCTTTGGATTATCTATGGGCTTTCGATTCACGATCTTCCTCTGATCCTGGCCAATGGTGTCACGTTTATTCTGGCGTTCATGATTCTCTGCCTCAAAATACGATATAAGGCCTAG